From the Magnetofaba australis IT-1 genome, the window TGGCAGCGACCATCCCGGCTTGGTAGGCGGCTTCCAGGGCGCTCTTGATGGCCCAGACAGCGCAGTCATGAAAATCCAAATCGTCTAAGCGCCGAGTCTCTAGCGTGTCGATGTCCAGGTGCTTAGAGGCGATCTCTTCGAAAAGCGCATCCGGCGCAATCGAAGAGCTGTCCGTTTGCGGCTCTGCGGGCTCTTCAGCTTGAGTCTGAGGCAGGAGCCGTTCTGGCGGCGTTTCGCCGATGGCCGCGTAGCCCGCAGCGTTGAGACGCCATTGTCCGTCATCCTCCTGCGTGATGACACCGTGCTTGGCCAAGGCGTTCACGATCTTGATCGCTGCGCCGCCCTTCATACGGTTGGGCAGGGGGTGGA encodes:
- a CDS encoding DUF3489 domain-containing protein, with the translated sequence RRPAAPHRQRMDLKETIMNKMTSPQLTVLVNAALREDGAVHPLPNRMKGGAAIKIVNALAKHGVITQEDDGQWRLNAAGYAAIGETPPERLLPQTQAEEPAEPQTDSSSIAPDALFEEIASKHLDIDTLETRRLDDLDFHDCAVWAIKSALEAAYQAGMVAAKQRTPKPRENSKQATMIALMKRPEGATIEQLEAATSWNRNTLRGAISGALRKRLGLNVTSERVTDEQGKRTIYRIVED